Genomic DNA from Vreelandella subglaciescola:
GCTGGGCAGCTCTTGATCGCGAAGCCCGCCAAGCCGGCGCAAATAGGCGGCCAGCCCCGCCAACGGTGACGCCTGGGCACTCAATATGCGTTCGAGCTCAATCAGCGCCAGCCGGGCATAGCGCTCCAGCGCCTCCTCGAACAGCTGGCCCTTGCTACCAAACGTGGCATAGATGCTGCCCGGACGCATATCGAGCGTGCGCTCCAGGTCTTTCAGCGAGGTGGCATGAAAGCCCTTGTGCCAGAACAGCTGCAAGGCGCGTTCCAGAGAATCCTGCCGGTTGTGAAGCGTTGCGCGAGACATGTCCCCTTCCCGTTACGACAGAGCCGCGAAACAACACGGCAACCAAAAAATTGAGTTATCGCTCAATGTTATCTTGCTTGAGCGCTCGATCAAAACCGACTGGCGGGGCCCGTGTCATGGCTTATGGCGTGCGCGAGGAAAAACTTAGCGCCGTGACCGCCAGCAGAATCAGCCCGATCCCCACAAGCTGGATCGCGGACAGGCTCTCGTTTAACACCATTACCCCGAACAGCGATGCCGTGACCGGCTCCACCATGGCGACAATGGAGGCCACTGCCGGTGCGATATGGTTAAGCCCGATGATATACAGAATAAACGACAAGCCGGCGCCCAGTCCCCCCAGTAAAATGAACAGCGGCAAGCTTCTGTCACTCAACACCGCCAAGGTCTGCTCGGCATCCGCTAGCCACAAAAGAATAAACACAAGTACCGCCAACGCGATAACCAGAATCGACTGAGGGCTGCCATGAGGAGCCGCATACTTGAAGCCGAAGATAAAAACGGCATAAGACAGCCCGGCAAGCAGCCCCGCGATGCCGCCCACCAGGGTAACACTGCCCGCCCCGACAGCATAAACCCGGGTCAATAGTACAATGCCCAGCATAGTCATGACGATCGCCCCCCACTTGGGCAACGTGGGGCGTTCCAGCTCAAGGGCAAAGGAAACGCAATAGACAAACACCGGAGCGCAGTACATCAGCGTGGCGGCCACTGCCACGTTGCCCTCGGCGATGCTGATAAAATAGAAGGTAAAATTGCCGGCCACACCCAAACCGGCGATGACCGAACCACACCATAGCCGACGGCCGAGCAGCCCGCTGCCGTGCGGACGCAGCGCCAGCCAGATGAGCACAAACACCAGCCCAATCGCGCCCCGGTACAAAGAGACCACAAGCGGCTGCCAGCCGTCGGCTATCAGCAGGCCGGCAATGCCGCCGGAAAGCCCCCAGGCCAACGCGGCCAGCATCACAAACAACGTGCTCAGACCTGACATGGCGCCTCCCGGGGACGATGGCAAGACCCCCGTTTTGCCTGACGTCGGGCAGTGACACCTATGGCTCTGGCGTTCGCCTGCCGCAAAGCAGGAATCAACCGAGGGTGGATGTTCTGCCTGAAAGATAGACGGATCGCGGATAAAATTGAAAACAAGGCACAGTCGGCAAAGGATTGTGCCTGCTTCTCGAGACGGCCACCCGTTATGGCCTAATAAGGATGCCCCATGTTTCCCACGACATCGCCGTCGATTATCGTGTTCGACGTTAACGAAACACTGCTTGATATCACCCACCTCGAACCGGTGTTTGGTCGCGTCTTCGGCGATCGGCTGGTTCTACGGGAGTGGTTTGCGCAGCTGGTGCTCTATTCGCAGACCATGACGCTTTCCGGCCTCTATACGCCTTTCGGTGAGCTTGGTGTGGGGGCGTTACGGATGGTCGCCGACATTCATCAGGTCAACGTCACCGAGGCAGATATTGCAGAACTGAAGGAACGGATGAGCACGATGCCGGCCCATGCCGACGTTGTCCCCGCGCTCACCCGGCTGCGCGAGGCCGGATTCCGGCTGATGACGCTGACCAACTCGGCCGGCAGTGCCTCGCCCACCCCACTGCAAAACGCAGGACTCAACCACTTTTTCGAACGCACGTTCAGCATCGAGACGGTAGGGAAATTCAAACCGGCTCCTGAAACATACCGTCTGGTCGCTGAGGCGTTATCTGTCGAGACGTCAGACATGTGCCTCGTCGCCTGCCACTTATGGGATACCCTCGGTGCTCAGGCGGCTGGCTGCCGTAGCGCCTTTCTCGCACGCCCGGGCAACGCCGTTTTGCCGGCAACGGGGGTACCGTTGCCGGATATTGTCGCCCCGGACCTGACCGCTCTGACCGACCGGCTGACGGGGGTGATATAAACGTAGCGCATCGGCCAAACGACGCTTTAAGACAACTCATTGTCGTCTTTTGTACATTTATGGCCACGCATCCAGGGGATACTCCCGGCAACGTTTCGCAAGGAGTTCCCCATGAACCGTAATGTCATCCTGACCTGCGCCGTAACCGGCGCGGGCGATACCACCGGCAAAAATCCCAACGTGCCGGTAACACCCCAACAGATTGCCGACAGCTGCATCGAGGCCGCCCGGGCCGGTGCCAGCATCGCGCACATCCACGTGCGCGATCCGGAAACCGGCGGTATCAGCCATTCCACCGACCACTTTCGCGAGGTCATGGAACGGGTCCGCGAAGCAGATACCGACATCGTCATGAACATCACCGCCGGCGGCGGCGGCGACTGGATTCCGGACGTCGAAGACCCGACCCGCGGCGGCCCCGGCACCGACATCCAGACCCCGGCCCAGCGCCACGAGCCGGTGGGTGAGCTGCTCCCGGAACTCTGTACCCTGGACTGCGGCAGCCTCAACTTCGGCGATATGGTTTACGTCAACACCGCCGACTGGCTACGCGAGCACGCCCGCCTGGTTCAGGCCGCCGGGGTCAAGCCGGAGCTGGAATGCTTCGATCTGGGCCACGTCTGGTTCGCCCGCCAGCTGCAGCAGGAAGGCCTGATCGATGGCGACCCGCTTTATCAGCTGTGTCTGGGTATCCCCTGGGGCGCGGAAGCCGATCCCGAAACCATGCTGGCCATGCGCAATAAGCTGCCGCAAGACGCCAACTGGGCCGCCTTCGGCATCGGTCGCCATCAGATGCCCATGGTTGCCCAGGCAATGTTGCTGGGGGGCCACGCCCGAGTCGGCCTGGAGGACAACCTCATGCTCAAGAAAGGCGAGCTGGCCACCAACGGCGGCCTGGTCGAGAAAGCCGGCGGCATCATCGAGAACCTCGGCGGCCGCGTCATGACGCCGGCCGAGACCCGCGCGCACCTCAAACTACGCGACCCGGCCACCGGCCGGACCGTCGGAACAGCCGCAGGAGGTGACGCATGAGCCAGCAGAACGGGAACAAACAGTTAAGCGTTATCGGCACCGGCGTCATCGGCAACGGCTGGATCGCCCGGGCGCTGGCCCAGGGCTGGGACGTGGTCGCCTTCGATCCGGCTGAAGGTGCCGAGGCGCGCACTCGAACCTTCGTCAAAAGTGCCTGGCCGGCGCTTGAAAAGCGGGGGCTGGCCGAACGCGCCGACCCCGCGCGGCTGACCTTCGTGGACAGCCTGGATGCCGCCGTTGGGGGCGCCGATCTCATTCAGGAAAACGTCCCCGAGCGTCTTGAGCTCAAGCGTGAGATTTTGGCCAAGCTGGACGCCGCCGCTGCGCCGGAGGTGATCATCGGCTCGTCCACGTCGGGCTTCAAGCCCAGCGACTTGCAGCGGGACTGCCTGCAAGCGCCGGGGCGCGTGATCGTCGCCCATCCCTTTAATCCGGTTTACCTGCTACCGCTGGTGGAGCTGGTGGGCGGTGAGGCCACCCGCGACGACCATACCGGCACCGCCCAGAGACTCTACCAGTCGTTGGCCATGCGCCCGCTGATCGTGCGTCGCGAGATCGAAGGGCATATCGCTGACCGGCTGATGGAAGCGCTGTGGCGCGAAGCGCTGCATCTGGTCAACGACGGCGTGGCCACTACCGAGGAAATCGACGCCGCCGTGGTCTACGGCTGCGGCCTGCGCTGGTCGCTGATGGGCACCTTCCTGACCTTCCATCTGGCCGGCGGCGAGCCGGGCATGCGCCATATGCTCGAGCAGTTCGGGCCGGCGCTGAAGCTGCCCTGGACCAAACTCGAAGCGCCGGAGCTCACCGATGAACTGATCGACAAGGTCGTCGAAGGCTGTGAGTTTCAGGCCGCTGGCCGGCCCGTCGCCGAGCTTGATCGGCGCCGCGATGATTTCCTGGTCGAAATGCTCGACCTGGTGCAGAAGTACTGGCCCGAGGCAGAAGGCCTGGAGGGGCGCATCTGATGGCATTACTCGAGACCCGCGTCGCCCCGGAATGGGTCGACTACAATGGCCACATGAACGACGCCGAATACGCCCGCGTCTTCTCCCAGGGCGTGGAAGCACTAATGGACGCCATCGGCCTCGACGAGACCGGCTGCCGGCGGCATGGCTACACCATCTACACGCTGGAGACCCACCTTTGCTATCGGCGCGAGGCTCACGAGGGTCAACCGCTCAACGTCGAAGCGACGGTGCTCGACCGCGACGCTAAACGTGTGCATGTGTTTTTCGAAATGCGTGACGCCGAAAACAATTTACTCGCTACCAGCGAGCAGATGCTGATGGGCATCGACAGCGACGCCGGCCGGCCAGCGCCCTTCCCGGCGCCCGTCGAGGCCGCCATTGGCCAGCTTCCGAAGGCTGCGCCAGACGCCTGGCCGCCGCTTGCCGGGCGTCGCATCGGGCTGCCCGCTAAGCGTTGACGTATGGCCTGCTTAGCGAACCTGTCGGGGCGAACAGCCGTAGCGCTGGCGAAACGCCCGGGAGAAGCTGGGGCTCGACGCGAAGCCGCACGCCAGACCCACCACCAGCACATCAAGATCGGTTTCGGTTAACAGGTAGTGCGCTTGCTGCAGGCGCAGATCCAGATACCAGTCGCGAGGCGAACGGCCTAGCTCGTGCGCAAAAATGCGCTGCAACTGGCGCAGCGAAACCCCGCTGCGCCGTGCAATATCGGTCAGGGCTAATGGCGCTTCCAAATGACGCTCCATCAGATCCACCGCCTCCACCAGCCGAGCATTGTGGGTATCAAGTCGTCGTGCCAGGGTCATCCGCTGCTGATCATGGCGCGTACGCATACGCTCATGGACCAGCTGTTCGGAGACGTCGATGGCCAAACGCTGCCCGTGGCGGCGGGCGATAACGTCGAGCGCCATATCCATGGCGGCGGTACCCCCGGCACACGAGAAACGCCGCGCCCCGAGTTCAAAAAGTTCGTTTGAGGTGGCAATCGCCGGAAAGCGTTCCCGAAAGGACGGCAGGCTCTCCCAGTGAAGCGTGACGCGCTCGCCGTTCAATAGCCCCGCCGCCGCCAGCGGGAAACAGCCGGTATCGATCCCGCCCAGCACGCAGCCGGTAGCGGCCAGCCGGTGCAGCCAGCGCTTCAGAGCGCGGCTCAGATAACGTTCGGGATCGAAACCACTACATAAAGCCAGCGACGGTAGATGATGCACCGCGTCAATGGCTTGATCAGCGAGCAGCGTCATACCGTTGGAGGCGGTCACGGGACTACCATCTTCGCTGATCAGCCGCCAATCAAAGAGCGGCCGGCCGCTAATACGATTAGCGATTCGCAGCGGCTCGACAGCCGAGAAGAAAGCCATCATCGAGAAGCGCGGCAATAGCAGGAAACCGATTAGCTCGGGAGTCGGACCGGAATAGTCGAGGCGCATGGGACAAGGTGTCAGGAAGGCTGCGAGCCGCCCATCATGGCCGTCTCACTTCGCCTGAACAAGTAAAGGGTTCAAACAATCGCACGTCGCCCTTTGTTCTTATGGATTCACTTCACCACCCAGACTCTACCGCGGGCATGTGAGCCGCTCATGGCATGTGGGAACGGCCTCATGCAGAGTAGAAGCTGGATCTATCGACAAGAGGAACCATTATGATCACAACATTCACGAAACAACGCTGGCTAATGGCGGGGGCGCTGTCTACCGGCCTGTTCGCCCTGGCCACCCTACCCACCGCACAGGCGGCACCGTCCGAGCAGCCTACGCTCGACGAAATCCGCTTTGGCGTGCCGCCCTGGCCGGGCATCACGGTCAAGAGCGAAGTCGCCAGCCAGCTGCTCGAGGCACTCGGCTACAGCACCCGGCAGCGCCAACTGGCGGTCAGCATAATCCTCAACTCAGTCGCTGAGGGTGATCTCGAGGTGTATCTTGCCGGCTGGTATCCGCAGGAAGCCGATATGCTGGCACCGCTACTCGAGGATGGCACGATCATTGAAATCGTCGATAACGTGCCCTCGGCACTGACGGGCATCGCCGTCACCGAGGATGCCTGGCAGGCTGGCGTGCGCAGCATTACCGATCTGGACAAGCACGCCGATCGCTTTGAGCGCCGCATCTACGGTATCGAGGCCGGCTCGGGGATCAACGATGCCGTCCTCAGCGTCATCGACGATGATCTGTTCGGTCTTGGCGACTGGCAACTGCAGGAATCCAGCAGCCCCGCGATGCTCGCCCAGGTGGGCCAGCAGATCGAAGCTGGCGAGTGGGCAGCCTTCATCGGCTGGCGGCCGCACTGGATGAACGTCACCTACGATATGCATTACCTGAAGGACGCTGACGATTCCGGCGCGGCCGAGCTCGAAGGCCGTGTCGCAA
This window encodes:
- a CDS encoding thioesterase family protein — encoded protein: MALLETRVAPEWVDYNGHMNDAEYARVFSQGVEALMDAIGLDETGCRRHGYTIYTLETHLCYRREAHEGQPLNVEATVLDRDAKRVHVFFEMRDAENNLLATSEQMLMGIDSDAGRPAPFPAPVEAAIGQLPKAAPDAWPPLAGRRIGLPAKR
- a CDS encoding TetR/AcrR family transcriptional regulator — its product is MSRATLHNRQDSLERALQLFWHKGFHATSLKDLERTLDMRPGSIYATFGSKGQLFEEALERYARLALIELERILSAQASPLAGLAAYLRRLGGLRDQELPSRACMLVKSLLELGEREQAARDKAEALLAGMETRFIDRFATAQRAGELDSQLDPTRLGRRLQAEVMGLRSFAQRDVDSAAVHALAEDMALSLEALRKDTVA
- a CDS encoding ABC transporter substrate-binding protein → MITTFTKQRWLMAGALSTGLFALATLPTAQAAPSEQPTLDEIRFGVPPWPGITVKSEVASQLLEALGYSTRQRQLAVSIILNSVAEGDLEVYLAGWYPQEADMLAPLLEDGTIIEIVDNVPSALTGIAVTEDAWQAGVRSITDLDKHADRFERRIYGIEAGSGINDAVLSVIDDDLFGLGDWQLQESSSPAMLAQVGQQIEAGEWAAFIGWRPHWMNVTYDMHYLKDADDSGAAELEGRVATVVRSDLAELDPNVAHFFKQFVVGSEIQSEWVNAYSRDERAAEEVASEWIAEHQDTVAEWLDGVTTHNGEPAMEAIRNQL
- a CDS encoding 3-keto-5-aminohexanoate cleavage protein gives rise to the protein MNRNVILTCAVTGAGDTTGKNPNVPVTPQQIADSCIEAARAGASIAHIHVRDPETGGISHSTDHFREVMERVREADTDIVMNITAGGGGDWIPDVEDPTRGGPGTDIQTPAQRHEPVGELLPELCTLDCGSLNFGDMVYVNTADWLREHARLVQAAGVKPELECFDLGHVWFARQLQQEGLIDGDPLYQLCLGIPWGAEADPETMLAMRNKLPQDANWAAFGIGRHQMPMVAQAMLLGGHARVGLEDNLMLKKGELATNGGLVEKAGGIIENLGGRVMTPAETRAHLKLRDPATGRTVGTAAGGDA
- a CDS encoding GlxA family transcriptional regulator, encoding MRLDYSGPTPELIGFLLLPRFSMMAFFSAVEPLRIANRISGRPLFDWRLISEDGSPVTASNGMTLLADQAIDAVHHLPSLALCSGFDPERYLSRALKRWLHRLAATGCVLGGIDTGCFPLAAAGLLNGERVTLHWESLPSFRERFPAIATSNELFELGARRFSCAGGTAAMDMALDVIARRHGQRLAIDVSEQLVHERMRTRHDQQRMTLARRLDTHNARLVEAVDLMERHLEAPLALTDIARRSGVSLRQLQRIFAHELGRSPRDWYLDLRLQQAHYLLTETDLDVLVVGLACGFASSPSFSRAFRQRYGCSPRQVR
- a CDS encoding DMT family transporter, with translation MSGLSTLFVMLAALAWGLSGGIAGLLIADGWQPLVVSLYRGAIGLVFVLIWLALRPHGSGLLGRRLWCGSVIAGLGVAGNFTFYFISIAEGNVAVAATLMYCAPVFVYCVSFALELERPTLPKWGAIVMTMLGIVLLTRVYAVGAGSVTLVGGIAGLLAGLSYAVFIFGFKYAAPHGSPQSILVIALAVLVFILLWLADAEQTLAVLSDRSLPLFILLGGLGAGLSFILYIIGLNHIAPAVASIVAMVEPVTASLFGVMVLNESLSAIQLVGIGLILLAVTALSFSSRTP
- a CDS encoding L-carnitine dehydrogenase, which codes for MSQQNGNKQLSVIGTGVIGNGWIARALAQGWDVVAFDPAEGAEARTRTFVKSAWPALEKRGLAERADPARLTFVDSLDAAVGGADLIQENVPERLELKREILAKLDAAAAPEVIIGSSTSGFKPSDLQRDCLQAPGRVIVAHPFNPVYLLPLVELVGGEATRDDHTGTAQRLYQSLAMRPLIVRREIEGHIADRLMEALWREALHLVNDGVATTEEIDAAVVYGCGLRWSLMGTFLTFHLAGGEPGMRHMLEQFGPALKLPWTKLEAPELTDELIDKVVEGCEFQAAGRPVAELDRRRDDFLVEMLDLVQKYWPEAEGLEGRI
- a CDS encoding haloacid dehalogenase type II yields the protein MFPTTSPSIIVFDVNETLLDITHLEPVFGRVFGDRLVLREWFAQLVLYSQTMTLSGLYTPFGELGVGALRMVADIHQVNVTEADIAELKERMSTMPAHADVVPALTRLREAGFRLMTLTNSAGSASPTPLQNAGLNHFFERTFSIETVGKFKPAPETYRLVAEALSVETSDMCLVACHLWDTLGAQAAGCRSAFLARPGNAVLPATGVPLPDIVAPDLTALTDRLTGVI